The Hemiscyllium ocellatum isolate sHemOce1 chromosome 1, sHemOce1.pat.X.cur, whole genome shotgun sequence DNA window CAAGAAAGGCATCTAAGATTCATCAGCTGCGGGGATCGTGCTGGGGACGTGATTCAGACTTGCAGGagtgtacacagggcagtgtacCTGAAAGTTAACAACATGACAATGAAATGATAATGCAAAGGGTCAAGTACAAGATTGTTGGGCTGTATCACAGGCTATTGTGAAGGTCACCAAGAGTCATATTGCTTTCTATGTGGCAGCACAATGTAAAGATCGAGGCTGCAAATATCTTGCATGTGGCCACTTGAAGGGAAAATTTGTGCACTTTATCATGTATATATGGCAATGGGACCGTCTTTCAAGACATGATCTGCCTGATAATGGCTCAAAGGTTAGATTGATTATCTCAACTGGAAAACATGCATCTTGTTCCTAATATTTCTTCTTGGATCAATACATTTGTGCTAAATGTTTGACTGCCTTAACCCCGTAACTGACTTGACTTTACTAAGATTAACACTCtcattctgggggttaccattgaccagaagttgAACAGTGCTTTTAAGGAAGGAGAGCAatgattttgatccaatgacagtgaagaaacagcagtATAGTTCCAGTCAAGATGGtttgtagcttggaggggaacttccatGCGATGATGCTCTGAACAGACTGAATGCCccttttcagcaatttctcaTGGGTCTGTCCATTTGGTAGAACACAACATACCCAAAGATGGTGTTGGTAGTGTCTAGGTCTATAATGCAAGCAGTACTACATCTGTAGCTGCTGTGAAGAGACAGACATTAATGAGGCAAATGATGGAGGGGATACTTGCCAATCAGTGATATCCAGACAATGTAAGGAGCTTGAAGCATTGAGCACAACAGTGGTGCATACATCATGGAACAGCGCTGGTCATTCATTCTTTTGTGGCATTGCACTCAGGTTCTGTTGGAATGATCAGGATGATCTTGCATTGCTAGCCCTAGGAAAAAGCACTTCTTTCCAGGTTAGACTTCAGGAGAACTATAGGAAAGAATTACTGAAATGTTGTGCTTTTCAGTTGGTTTCTGGCATCTCCAGGGGTGGGTTGAGGTGATGACAGGAAAGGTTAAGTTGAGGAGTAGTCCTGGGTGGTGGAGAATCAAATCTGCTGCCTAAAGGTTCAGCTGAGAAGATCCCACCAAGAAGCAGAATGCATTTCTCATGAAATTTGTCATTGTACCCATACGTGAATATATGATAAACTGAGAGGACTAAATTCTTGCAAGAAACTCCATCTTGTCCCTGAATTGGAATACCTCCTGCTTTTTGAGCCTTTCTTTACACTTGAGGACTTTTGTTCTTCGATTGTGTGATTGACATGTCATCATTGAACTATAGATATGAATTTTCTATAGATTATTTGTGTGAAATAATCCCCACATGATTATTTGTGTGAAATATTTTACATCTTCATTTGTAAAATATGTATGCAACTACAGTTATATTCAAAATTGCCTCCTGAAACAATTCTATCCAAAAaaaaagtgggaattcattgaaGTTTAATGTTTTTACTTTTGTTCATGCAAGTGGTTCCATGTTAAATACAATTGTTAATCTTATATAGATTTAGTTAGTGATGCGTAGGCCAGGGCTTGGAGTGTTATTTCTAAATTTGCTTTTAAAACTAAGAAACATTGAATTTATGTAGCATTTTACAGAGGAgcctcaattatccggcattcgattaaccgaacgaaATACTCCCCGCCAGTGTCCTTCGGATGATCGGGGTTGCTTTGTATAtactttaaatattccaaagcattttatatATAAGTACATTGTCTTAGGTAGGCAGATGTAGCTGTCAATCTTCAAGCAGAGCTATGAAAATTTTAACATTCAGCTGAATCACTGGAGAAAATATCAGGACCTTTGAGGGAGGACATAACTGGTAGTGCTGTGCACTTAGCCCTGAAGTCAGACTAGAATTTACATTGAAGCTCTCCAGTGAGGTTTGAAttgaccttcatcccctccttcactcacccattgtactctatgctactttctccccacccccaccctcctctagcttatctctccatgcttcaggctcactgcctttattcctgatgaagggcttttgcccgaaacgtcgattttgctgctccttggatgctgcctgaactgctgtgctcttccagcaccactaatccagaatttgaatTGACAGTCATCTATTTGACTCTTAACCATCTGCTATTTAAATACTAACTATGCTTTGAAGGTGTTCCTCAAAGCTTGCGCAATTATGTTTTTTCTCATTGAACTAATAATTATGAAAACTAATGAATGTCTCGACAGGCATTAAAATTATACTCCACTGAGCACCAAATGAAATTATATGATGTGGGGTTCTGTAAAAGTTCTGGTACAGCTTGCTTTCCTGTTATTCCAGAATCAGATTGAAACATTACTCCAAGTAATGCAGGTAATTTTGGTTATTGGCACTGAAAGGTATTTGGCAGTAATGCAAGATCGCACCCCTAACCAGTCGTAGTGTCACTCACTGCATTTTAAAAACAGATATAAGTTTGCTAAATCCCCTGATCATTCTGCTAATGAGTAGAGTGATACAGGTCAAAGTTTGCCAGGTTTGGTTTTCTCAGTTGTGCAATGTTAGCAGGACACAGTACAGCTTTTAGAGTGGTATCAGTGCCCCAAACTTTCTCCTGATTGCCATTAGGTGATTCTACTGGAAAAGCAGTTGTACAATTCTACGTAGACACTATGGTGACTTGGCTACATTGCTTTTTTCTCCAGATTCTCTTAGTCTAGACTTGAGTATATACTGGCAAAGCATTAGAGGGAGCTGATCAGCTGTGAAAATTGAATTCAGCCTGTCCTGAACACCTTCATaacagaaagagagggaaagaagaAAAACGTACCAAAATGCTGATAAAGGATCTTACATTTGTTGACTAGGTAACAACTTGTATCAGCATGAATCAAAGTAAACCAAGATTTAACATATTTCTTAATTTTGATTGTGTTTAAAACACTGCTTTGATAATACATTACCAAGATTTATTGTTATATATGATTTTGTCAAGTGTCAATGTAATTCTGGACTGTTGCCACTAGATATTTCTGAGATCTGCCAAATCACAAAAATTTATTTATGTAAACATTTAAAATCAAATTTGTACGTACTGAAAGCCTATGCTTATAATTCTGAAATGTAAGCTGGACCCCAATAAATTAAGGGATGCCATTACTGCAACAAAACAAGgacagtcatttaaaaaaaaatgaaataactcACCTAAAGAAGAGGTGaacagtgtttttaaaaaaaaagctttccgAGTGCCCTACCTTAAAGGCATACTGAGTAACGAGCACTATAAGGAAGGAAATGTTTTGGGTTGGGAGATAGACTCAAGAGAACAGGCAGTCTCAGAATTACCTTATTTTAAATAGTGTGAACTCgtgctttttttgtgtgtggtatatcatgcagtataggcccttcccAGTGTTAAAAAAAAATACGGAATGATGAGACATTTTGCTCTGTATATCTAGAGAGGTTACATTATTTTGTTCAAGCTAACAAAATTGAATCAGATATAGTTGCCCTTGCCTTCCTAAGTATCATGGGGGGGCAAAACCTTTAACCTCCTGAGAAGTCTGATACAACCAAAAAAGCCGTGTTAAAAAAGCTCTGAATAGTAGGAATCCTACAAATACATTTTTCACCAAAACCAGCAGTGACTGTTGATGGGTTCAGAATCCTGAGACACAACCAATACAATCTGTCTTCAGTTCATAGAAATTTTAAAGATGTTGGCAGGAATTTGGGAATTTGGAGACAACCAATGCTATCAGAGATAGTCTTGATGTAACTTGCAGCCAAGGAAGCTCAACAGCTAAGCTTGAGCAGAGAGTTCACAAAATGGTGGCTAAAAGAAGAGAACCAACACAGACTCAAAGCTGCCGTTAGTATGGAACAACAGTCACAGCAGGAAGTTACTGATGTTGGGAAGCTGTATGTAGAATGTGTAGAAAAAAAGGACACGTTGAATTAGCATGTTTGAAGAAGAAACATAACATCCAAGTGCAGAAACTTGAATAGGCTAGTACAAAAGGGCATGGGAAAAGCCAACACACTCCATCTGAAGAGAGCTTCTGACACTGGGTCACTCCCTTAGTAAATATCAAACTTGTAAGAATGGTGGTAGATATGAGCAGaattttcattgaattaaaaaaaattcttaaaaaattatatttttttaatCCACCTGTTCAAGGATGTTACTACACAgctgtggagcaggtgggatttgagccctGGCTCCTCAGCCTAGgtgtaggggcactaccactgagccacaagtGGGCCCATATTTTTATTAAGCCGTCAATGTATCAGAAGCACCTGAGTCATATTGTGCTGCAACCCTCAAAAACTGTATTAAGAACGTGCACAACCGAAGTGATGCCTTTAAGGAATTGTATCAATGAGAATGTTTGGTTACACAGTCAGTCTGAACACTTCTTAACACAAAGGAAAATTTCCAGTTTTATTAGGAAGAAAATCAAACTCATTGGGCTGAAGTAAATTGCTTGTCAGATGCAGAGACTGATCTATCAGAAGTTCTAAGGAAACATACCATTGTTTTCAATAGGAATATGGGAAAGATCTCTGTCAAATTGAAAATCAAGCAAAATATTGCAAGGCTAGATCAATACTTTCAGCAATCAGACCAACGATTGAGGCAGAAATCAATTCCAACAAGAAGTATGAGTTGAACcacaaagggcggcacggtggcacagtggttagcactgctgcctcacagcgccagggacctgggttcaattcccacctcaggcgactgactgtgtggagtttgcacattctccctgtgtctgcgtgggtttcctccgggtgctccggtttcctcccacagtccaaagatgtgagggtcaggtgaattggccatgctaaattgcccgtagtgtaaggtaaggggtatgtgtatgggtgggttgcgcttcggcgggtcggtgtggacttgttgggccgtagggcctgtttccacactgtaagtaatctaaaaggtACTTTCCTAAGCCTTACAATTAATCTGCTTGAAAAGGTCCGCAATGTCCACTGAATCTGTGACATTGGTAACGCACAATCAAGAGCTCACCTGACAATTGCAGCATTTTCTATGACCAAGTAAAAGTTTAAGGATGAAGAAGCTCAAGAAGATAAAACACCATCATGCAATGTGAAATCTGCAGATCAGATACAGTAGTGCAGTTGTATTAAGGACATACACAAGTGAAGTGATGCTTATTAGGAAGTGTATCATGGAGAATGTTCAGTCACACAGTCCAGTCTAGCCTTTAATGCCAAATGAGCAATGAAGCAAAGAAGGATCTGTCATTGAGCTGATTGTTGGCAAACTTAAACCAAAAGACGGTATATTTGTACATTGGAAACTAACAAACTAGCACCTCCTTGAAAGTTAATGCCCTTCCTGTATTTCTCAAACAAGTGCCTCAGAACAAGGAAGCTGATGAAGCTATCACCATTACTCTATGCTGTGAgttaacttggagaaagtgaggattgcagatgcgtGAGAGTTagatgttgaaaagtgtggtgctggaaatgcacagcaggtcagtctgcatctgaggagcaggagagttgacatttcgggcataagaccttcatcaggaatgtttatgGAGTCTGAGTTCACTAAGCCTGATTCTCCCATCCAGTGAGAAAGCGGACAGTGGAGCTTCATCCTGAGGACAATTATGAAGTAAAGCAAGTGGGTTCTATTGCTGAACTATTGATCTGCAATCCAAAACAAGTGGGAGAATATACCTATGATTCAGATCAACAGACCACATCTTCCCTTCAAGTGAAAGAAAAGCCAATGGCTTTCACAAAatccttgagagagagagagtccttgGTCCAAGTGACAAATATGAATTATTGAATGCTGAAAAATCACTGTTTTACAGCACATGACCTCAATAAAAATGATGCTGCATTTATACAGTATATTTGTCTCATAGGCACCAGAGAGAAAGTGCTAGGGTCATGATCCAAGATCTGAAAATGTAATCACTAAAGAGCACAGAGATTAAAGAAGGTGAAAATGGATGTTTTGAATGCATACTCTCACAAAAATATTGATGAATGTTGCTGGACTGTAAATAGGCTGTTAGTGGGAGGCAATATATGATTGAGAAACCTACATAGTTTTTCTGTACAAGTGCTGATGTTTGGAACTCTGACAAGTGATGCACCACAGGTTTGCATTTTAGTTCAATTTAACTTGCTGTGGAGAATAGCTGTGGAGGTCACACTCTTTCCTGCAGAAAGAGAACATTGTAGAAGTTATCCTGAGCAATTATCATGTACCTCCTAATAATTTCATTTGTTAACTGTATTGGTGCAGACCTGACCCTAGCCCACCCTTCAGCCAGAATTTAAAGCTTAGCATAGCACAAAGGGACAAAACTATCCACAAGAATAAATGTAAAATCTTAAAACAGACTGGTGGTACCATTGTTGATAGGATGAGCATATGTAttccttcattattgctgctcttgattgaaaagttttttttaaaaagagttgaTAACCAAAACAAATACTTTGATTGAACTGTGGGTAGATCAGGATTAGACTATTCAAGCTTGCTGTACCACCCAGTTGATCGTCcagttagagagtcatagaatcatagagatgtacagcatgaaaacagaccctcctGTCCAATCTgttcataccgaccagatatctcaacccaatttagtcccacctgccagcacccggcccatatccctccaaacccttcctattcatatacccatccaaatgcctcttaaatgttgcaattgtaccagcctcctccacttcctctggcagctcattccatccacgtaccactctctgtgtgaaaaaattgcctagtaggtctattttatatctttcccttctcaccctaaacctatgccctctagttctggactccctgaccccagggaaaagactttgcctatttactctatccatgcccctcataattttgtaaacctctataaggtcacccctcagcctctgatactccagggaaaacagccccagcctgttcagcctctctctataactcaaatcttccaaccctggcaacatccttgtaaatctcttctgaactctttcacgtttcacaacatctttcggataggaaggagaccagaattgcacgcaatattccaacagtggcctagccaacgtcctgtacagccacaacatgacctcccaactcctgtactcaatactctgaccaataaaggaaagcataccaaattccttcttcactatcctatctacctgcgactccactttcaaggagctataaacctgcactccaaggtctctttgttcagcaacactccttaggaccttaccattaagtgtataactcctgctaagatttgctttcccaaattgcagcaccttgcatttatcactccatctgccacttctcagaccattggcccatctgctccagatcctgttgtaatctgaggtaaccctcttcgctgtccactacacctccaattttggtgccatctgcaaacttcctaactgtacctcttatgctcgcatccaaaccatttatgtaaatgacaaaaagtggagggcctaagcaccgatccttgtggcactccactggtcacaggcctccagtctgctatcccttatcaaaaatgccatccccgcctcctttcttgcctccctttctatccttcctgtagcatttgtatcctggaacattaaacagccagtcctgcccatccctgagccatgtttctgtaattgctatgatatccctgtcccatgttcctaaccatgccctaagttcatctgtcttccctgttaggccccttgcattgaaataaatgcagtttaatttattagtcctaccttgtccctgcctgccctgatggTTTgattcgcttctgttctcaactatacCTGTCTCAGTCTGATCTCTTTCatcactatcttcctgggtcccatccaccttactagtttaaatcctgctgagcagctctagcaaattttcctgccagtctattagtcctcttccaatttagatgcaatccgtccttcttgtacaggccacttctaccccaaaagagattccaatgatccaaaaatgtgaatctttctcccatacaccagctcctcagccatgcattcatctgctctatcctcctattcctgccctcaatagcttgtagcaccgggagtaattcagatattactactctcgaggacctcctttttaaatttctgtctttctccctataatctcccttcagaatctcaaccttttcccttcctatattgttggttccgaggtggacaatgacctcttgctggccgcTGGCCCCTCTtctcccgtgagaacattctgaagTCTCGCTGAGACATCTTTGCCTTGGGAGGTAAAGGTTCAGGTAGACCAGTGGCCTATTGAGCATGCGCTGCCATTCAGTACAATTACAGCTGAGCTTGATTTCAACTTTACTTTCCTGCCTTTAATTCTACCTTTCTGTACTGTATAAAAAAAGAATGCTACAAGGAAGAAGTAACGATTTGAAGGTTTcctatattttctcttttgtctCCTGTAACTTATAACGCCCTCTGGGACTCTctaaagagattttttttccagtTATGAATCAAGATGATTAACTGCAATAGCAGTGTAAGGCTTTTGGAACTACTGTCAAACATGGCAAAAGCTAAGTTGTACTCGGTATCTTTTGTTTGGGAGAAATGCAGCAAGTCTTTTTCAAATGTACAGCATAAAGCTGCAAGACTTGTCATGGCAATTTTAGGGTCTTACTGGCAGCAACCTAATCAATCATATGAGGCATCACAGACCAAAGCTATTTTCATTTGACATTCCCCATTTTTGGAACTGACTGTATAGAAAGttatgggggggagggggctgggggctggggggggggggggggggctactTAAACTGTTGTTAAAGAGAGCTAGCATGGACATGAATGGTGGAATGGCCTCCTTATTTGCTGTACCGTTCTACAATTATTTTATTAATACTTGTAAAATACCTTTTCACTCAGCAATATTTTAACAATTGAAATGTCTCAAAATACAGGTAACCCACACATCTATGCAATTCTTTTTGCAAAGAATAAATTTTATTCATAATATACCTAACTAAACAATTCAAGCCAGACATTACAAAACATCGAACAAAAAAGTCGCATTTCTCAAATGACACTATGTACACTAAGGTGCCTCAATACAAATGCAAAATTGGAAGATTTACCAAATATGAAAATAAACTATATACAGGACAATATAAGCtaaaaactgtttttaaaaagttcGTTGTTACATGATGGCACAAGGAATAGCTAGCGACTTTTCGCTACAATTACCTCTGCAGCTGTTGGCTAAGCTACAGTGCATCCGCCAGCATGTAGTCCTGAACTttagaatgtgccagtctgtaacactcaGGTCAGGAGTAGACCAATGTGTTTCAGCCAAACTAAAGTGTTTTTCAGAAGGTTAATGGCCATCCGTGCCCAGGCATATTTGTGCTATATTATTGAGGGGCAGGGGCACTTTAAAATCGGTTTTGTTCCGATCTACTTCATCTCCCTGGTCATAAAATCGGAGTGCCTGCTACAGCTCACTTACTGTTTCAAACCACATGGTTAGGGCTAACCAACCAGAGGCTGTAATACAGAATATATTGTTGTTATTTAGAGGAGCGCATCTGAGTGCAGGGAGCCTGAGCTTTAACCTGTGTAAGAGATGATGAGCAGACTGTTTGCATTGAGGCTGCCCAGACGCTTCTCAGAGccggattttgtgtgtgtgaggcgGGCGCTGCTGGAGAGAGGACTCGGCGGCGGCTGGAAGCAGGTACGGAAGAAAGGCCTCGTGTTCACAAAAAAGGGGCGGCTTTGATTGATAGCTCCTCCGACCAATCACCTGTCACACCGAGCTGTCCATCACAGTGCGGGGACCAATGAGAATGCAGAGTTTCCGACTTCTCCAGGGGTGCAATGGACAGCAGCTGAGCTTTTAATGTCCTGAAGCCGAGGGGAAGCAGAGCTCATTGCTGGACAGTGTTCATTCCCGGTGGATAGGAATCTGCTGATTGTTATTTGTGAGCAGAAAATCAGTGTCAGTCGGGGTGGTTTCATTTTTGATGTTCAAGTCGAAATTAAACCTTCAAAGGGTAGACGGTGACTGGATTGACGTTGGAAACAGAACTTGCAAAGAAACTAAAACAAAGCATAAAGTTAACAGGTTGGGCAGCATTTGAGGGGAGAGAAATACAgttcacattttgagtccagtatggcTGCTTCAGAATTGAAAGAAGCTGGAAAATTGTGGTTTTAGGGCAGTGACTTGATGCTAGATGCTGCTGCTCGCAAGTTCTAggtgtgagaaacagaactcactcataaatcagcctgagacaaagccttggaaacaagaaaaAATTATTATAGCCTTGCAAGTACTGGATGCttctgcaatcaagcagaaatgcTCGCGAAAACAGAGAGTATTTAGGCAATCTTATTCATTtacaagttgcggaatcacgcctcccttttcctatcctatcataagccgattacCTCACTTGTGTTTTCTCTCTaagttattttcttatctggccatcctgctgtccaTGTATGTCTgtattctttgttccttgtttgttgcagcttgttcttttatccagtttctcttatcatactataagctttattgtgaaatgtccctgctgcttctttttgtggtcaactacaacactgttatttcctagcttaaaactattttctttaaaagaccctctatTCATTAAAGTCATAGCTTTaagtatgctacatgctacaagaattccgTGACCGTTTGTATAATGTCCCACCCCCGcaacaccccaccacccccacctgcagaaactacatttctaacCTCCCACATAGGTTTCTTCAGCACTTGTTCCTGTAACTGAAAGTTTTGTCCCAGCTACTGAATCTGCTCCTCCTTGGTAACTGTTCAAGGCTGATCCAATTTATAAATAACCTTAGTTTCGTATCAGACCTCAAGATGACCTTCCAATCACTTGTTATTAAGAGTGTGTATTCAacgcatagaaaagtacagcacactgaacaggcCCTTTCGcctacgatgttgtgctgaggtttaatccgaatgtaaaatataataacttaacctgcacatcccttgacttATTACATGATCCAGTTCAATCATTGCTTCAGCTGAGGTGCTGATAATATCCTCAactactttttttttccattcattcatgggatcagggtgtcactgactgggtcagtgtttattcCCTACCCATTACTCTCCTTTGAGACTTTCTTCCCATTGTCTTGACTATTCCAACATATTCTTGGCTGGCCTTCCCCACTCTTATCCTGTATAACTTGAGGGCTTTCAAACCTCTGCTGCTATGTCCTAACTCCCAtcaagacccattcacccatccaCCACTCCTGTGCTCGCTGACCTTCATTGACTCCCTGTTAAGCAACACCCAGGTTCTGAAGAACAAGAATGAAATAATAATAGCACCCATGAAAACTGCAAATGTTAAACATGGAATGAAGCTTCAGTGAAGCTTCATTACAATATTGTGGGGAAGCTGTCGGCAACGATTACACACAGTGATTGCAGCAATGTTTACATACTAAACTCTGACTTCTCTTTCAATTTTAGAAAGACTGctgtttatttcaaatcaatgGCATGGATGTTCCCAAAGCAACATTGGCTGACTATGCAAATAAGAAATACGGAAACCAGCCACCTTCATTATTCTCAAAAATTATTGATAAGTCACTTCCAGCTGACATTATATATGAAGATGATCAGGTATATTTACTCTACTGAATGCCATTTCACTTGTAATAAAAGCCTCCTGAAGTGGACTTCTTTCCACAAATTATGGATGTTTTATAATACAAAGGAAGATGTCTTGTGAAATTTTCAGGATGTCCCAGTGTCCTTTTGAGTCCTTTCTATGTAGACAAATTTGTGAATTAAATGTCATAGGTAATTagagaatgctggaaatgctccacaagcctgacaacatctgtgaaaacaaaatgaaaattaaCTGGCTGAATGTTGCTAATAGTGTGCTGATCCTGCTATCAGGATCATCTTTGTTGGGGTCTCGAATCGGATTTCTCAACAGTCGATATAATCTTCCTGGAGGCAGTCAGTTAGCAATTCACTTCGAAGAACCCAGTCTAATTTGAGATTACAGCAGTGAGAATTCCAAGCAGTCTGCCCTCTGTGGAGGACTGCCTTTGCAATGTGGGTAATGCTTGGTCAGGACCAGCAACTTTAATGAGACGGAAGCAGCAACTAATGGAGCAGGGCAAGATTTAGGAAACACAACAGTCTCTGTGAAGTGGTTGCTGCTTGGGATTAGCTCCTTTTAATAAATTACTGATGGCAAAAAAATATGAATCCTCAGTTGGGTCAGAGCTTGGACCTACTGTGAACCATCCATTTCTGTGCTCCTGACACAGCATAGGTCATGTCTAAtgctggaa harbors:
- the LOC132818674 gene encoding adenosine 5'-monophosphoramidase HINT2-like isoform X2, encoding MMSRLFALRLPRRFSEPDFVCVRRALLERGLGGGWKQKDCCLFQINGMDVPKATLADYANKKYGNQPPSLFSKIIDKSLPADIIYEDDQLLGHLLIVAKNLAKKEGLAEGYRMVINDGKHGAQSVYHLHIHVIGGRQMRWPPG
- the LOC132818674 gene encoding adenosine 5'-monophosphoramidase HINT2-like isoform X1, producing the protein MMSRLFALRLPRRFSEPDFVCVRRALLERGLGGGWKQKDCCLFQINGMDVPKATLADYANKKYGNQPPSLFSKIIDKSLPADIIYEDDQCLSFRDVNPQAPVHFLVIPKIPIPRISEVADDDKELLGHLLIVAKNLAKKEGLAEGYRMVINDGKHGAQSVYHLHIHVIGGRQMRWPPG